The following coding sequences are from one Cetobacterium somerae ATCC BAA-474 window:
- the scpB gene encoding SMC-Scp complex subunit ScpB, translating into MGIKEQIESILLLGGDEIKIRDLSKFFSVSIEKILQILEELKKERFNTGINIEIDQEIVYLITNPRCGEIVNLYFKQDVKPKKLSNAALETLSIIAYRQPITKSEIEAVRGVSTDRVVQTLEERKFIRICGKRETIGRPNLYEITDKFLGYLGISSVEELPQYEDMKEKLNGTNENK; encoded by the coding sequence ATTGGTATAAAGGAACAGATAGAGTCAATACTTTTATTAGGTGGAGACGAAATAAAAATAAGAGATTTAAGTAAATTTTTTTCAGTATCTATAGAAAAAATTCTACAAATTTTAGAAGAGTTAAAAAAAGAGCGATTTAATACAGGAATAAATATTGAAATAGATCAAGAAATTGTTTATTTAATAACAAATCCAAGATGCGGAGAAATAGTAAATCTATATTTTAAACAAGATGTAAAACCTAAAAAATTATCAAATGCTGCCTTAGAAACATTATCAATAATAGCTTATCGTCAGCCTATAACTAAGAGTGAAATAGAAGCAGTAAGAGGTGTTTCCACAGATAGAGTAGTTCAAACTTTAGAAGAAAGAAAATTTATAAGAATTTGTGGGAAAAGAGAAACTATAGGAAGACCAAATTTATATGAAATAACAGATAAGTTTTTAGGTTACCTAGGAATTTCATCGGTAGAAGAACTACCACAATATGAAGATATGAAGGAGAAATTAAATGGAACCAATGAGAATAAATAA
- the gatC gene encoding Asp-tRNA(Asn)/Glu-tRNA(Gln) amidotransferase subunit GatC: MSLTREEVLNVAKLARLEFNEEEIIRFQADLNNILEYIDVLGEINTDEVEPLVQIHETGVKLREDIIRESLTVQEAMKNAPASEDGALIVPKVVGE; this comes from the coding sequence ATGTCTTTAACAAGAGAAGAGGTTCTAAACGTAGCTAAATTAGCGAGATTAGAATTTAATGAAGAGGAAATTATAAGATTCCAAGCAGACCTAAATAATATATTAGAGTATATAGATGTTTTAGGTGAAATAAATACTGATGAGGTTGAACCATTAGTACAAATTCATGAAACTGGAGTTAAGTTAAGAGAAGATATAATAAGAGAGTCTTTAACTGTTCAGGAAGCTATGAAAAATGCACCTGCTTCAGAGGATGGAGCACTAATAGTACCTAAGGTAGTTGGAGAATAA
- a CDS encoding pseudouridine synthase has protein sequence MRINKYLAQSGYASRREIDKLVENGDIKVNGNDVTPGQKVTDKDKIYIKGQLFEKPKSENKVYFLLNKPKGVLSASKDDRGRKTVTDLIDTKERLYPIGRLDADTEGAIILTNDGDIFNKVIHPKGEVYKEYFAIVKGEIRDKDLSKLAKGINLEDGQTLPAKTKILKRAQGRSEVIIAIREGKNRQVRRMFDAVKHPVVYLRREAIGKINLGNLELGKYRKLTSQEIKYLKSL, from the coding sequence ATGAGAATAAATAAATACTTAGCCCAGAGTGGTTATGCGTCAAGAAGAGAGATAGATAAGCTTGTTGAAAATGGTGATATAAAAGTTAATGGAAATGATGTAACACCAGGACAAAAAGTTACGGATAAAGATAAAATTTATATAAAGGGACAGTTATTTGAAAAACCAAAATCAGAAAATAAAGTTTATTTCTTACTAAATAAACCTAAAGGTGTTTTAAGTGCTTCAAAAGATGATAGAGGAAGAAAGACAGTTACAGATTTAATAGATACTAAAGAAAGATTGTATCCAATAGGAAGATTAGATGCTGACACAGAAGGAGCTATAATTTTGACAAATGATGGAGATATCTTCAATAAAGTTATACATCCAAAAGGAGAAGTTTATAAGGAATATTTTGCAATTGTAAAAGGTGAAATAAGAGATAAAGATCTTTCAAAATTAGCAAAAGGTATAAACTTAGAAGACGGACAAACATTACCTGCTAAGACAAAGATATTAAAGAGAGCTCAAGGTAGAAGTGAAGTTATAATAGCTATTAGAGAGGGTAAAAATCGTCAAGTTAGAAGAATGTTTGATGCAGTAAAACATCCAGTAGTATATTTAAGAAGAGAAGCTATTGGAAAGATAAATTTAGGGAATTTAGAGTTAGGAAAATATAGAAAACTAACATCGCAAGAGATAAAGTATTTAAAATCATTATAG